A genomic window from Methanoculleus sp. SDB includes:
- a CDS encoding 30S ribosomal protein S6 (the function of this ribosomal subunit is unknown): MVDFKIVLSDPQSGKSYKLDATGGSAGAFIGKKIGEEIDAGVIGLNGYSIAITGGSDRTGIPARRDLPGLSRRRLLLAKGAGFAPTYDGERRRKSVRGNEITADFVQINAKVVKYGDKELRSFFESEEAAE; encoded by the coding sequence ATGGTAGACTTCAAAATCGTCCTTTCAGACCCTCAATCCGGCAAATCCTACAAGCTGGATGCCACGGGCGGGTCTGCCGGTGCATTCATCGGGAAAAAGATTGGTGAGGAGATTGACGCCGGGGTAATCGGCCTGAACGGATACAGCATAGCGATTACCGGAGGCAGCGACCGGACAGGAATCCCGGCACGGCGTGACCTTCCCGGCCTGAGCAGGAGACGCCTGCTTCTCGCGAAGGGCGCAGGATTCGCACCCACCTATGACGGTGAACGGCGGAGAAAATCCGTCCGCGGCAATGAGATCACCGCTGATTTCGTCCAGATCAATGCCAAGGTTGTAAAATACGGCGATAAGGAACTCCGAAGCTTCTTTGAAAGTGAAGAAGCAGCGGAATAA
- a CDS encoding translation initiation factor IF-2 (protects formylmethionyl-tRNA from spontaneous hydrolysis and promotes its binding to the 30S ribosomal subunits during initiation of protein synthesis; also involved in the hydrolysis of GTP during the formation of the 70S ribosomal complex), producing MSKAAIRTPIVCVLGHVDHGKTSLLDRIRGSSVVDTEEGAITQHIGATLVPLDVIEQMSGVAGSMQFDIPGLLFIDTPGHHAFTTLRSRGGALADMAILVVDLNEGFQPQTIEALQILRSQKTPFVVAANKIDRIHGWRVMENMPFKKTFSRQNERVQGVVETKIYELVGKLSEMGFNCERYDRIRDFARNIAIVPVSAITGEGIPDLLMVMVGLAQRYLTESLRLTVEGPGSGTVLEVKEERGLGITLDVILYDGILKVGDEIVVGGHDGVITTKVRSLLKPRPMKEILVEDRFERVKSVTAATGIKVAAPRLDGSVAGTPLRVVRGDRDAVIADVTREMQDIQVTLKDEGVYIKADTIGALEALSKELEANTIPVMRAEVGPVSRHDIIEVSTIKNPLYSAVLSFNTPILPDAIDTLAEPSMKQVMLFEGGVIYRLIDDFLEWQEDTRRAMEKQRFENLVMPGKISLLPDCVFRQSNPAVVGVRILGGKLQSGVNLIHLDGRKVGRVKMMKSGQETVHEADAGDEIAISIEGPTVGRQINVGDELYVDIPERHVKVIETEMMSHLNTSMQMILEEFTAMRRKSDPFWGK from the coding sequence ATGAGCAAGGCGGCGATTCGCACACCCATCGTTTGTGTTCTCGGTCATGTCGATCACGGTAAAACATCGCTCCTCGACAGGATCCGGGGTTCATCCGTGGTTGATACGGAGGAGGGTGCCATCACCCAGCATATCGGGGCCACGCTGGTTCCGCTTGACGTCATCGAACAAATGAGCGGTGTTGCGGGTTCGATGCAGTTCGATATCCCCGGACTCCTCTTTATCGATACGCCGGGGCACCATGCGTTCACCACCCTCCGTTCCCGTGGCGGTGCGCTCGCCGACATGGCTATTCTCGTTGTGGACCTCAATGAAGGGTTTCAGCCCCAGACCATCGAGGCCCTCCAGATTCTGCGCTCCCAAAAGACGCCCTTTGTTGTCGCCGCAAACAAGATAGACCGGATTCACGGATGGCGCGTCATGGAGAACATGCCGTTTAAAAAGACTTTTTCCCGGCAGAACGAGCGCGTACAGGGGGTCGTGGAGACGAAGATCTACGAGCTCGTCGGCAAACTCTCCGAAATGGGATTCAACTGCGAACGGTATGACCGCATCAGGGACTTTGCCCGGAACATCGCAATCGTCCCGGTGAGCGCCATCACCGGAGAGGGGATTCCCGATCTCCTGATGGTCATGGTCGGGCTTGCGCAGCGGTACCTGACAGAATCGCTCAGGCTCACGGTTGAAGGGCCGGGTTCCGGCACCGTGCTGGAAGTAAAGGAGGAACGCGGCCTCGGGATCACCCTGGACGTGATCCTGTATGACGGGATCCTCAAAGTCGGCGATGAGATCGTCGTCGGCGGCCACGACGGCGTCATCACGACAAAAGTCAGGTCGCTCCTGAAACCGCGCCCGATGAAGGAGATCCTTGTCGAAGACCGGTTCGAGCGGGTGAAATCCGTCACTGCGGCGACCGGCATCAAAGTGGCGGCGCCCCGGCTGGATGGTTCTGTCGCGGGCACGCCGTTGCGTGTTGTCCGGGGAGACCGCGACGCCGTCATTGCCGACGTTACCCGTGAAATGCAGGATATCCAGGTCACGCTGAAGGACGAGGGCGTATATATCAAGGCCGACACCATAGGAGCGCTTGAAGCGCTCTCAAAGGAGCTTGAAGCGAATACGATCCCGGTGATGCGGGCGGAGGTGGGACCCGTCTCCCGCCACGACATCATCGAGGTCAGCACAATTAAAAATCCGCTCTATTCTGCCGTTCTTTCATTCAACACGCCCATTTTGCCCGATGCAATCGATACGCTCGCCGAACCCTCCATGAAGCAGGTGATGCTCTTCGAAGGCGGGGTCATCTACCGGCTGATTGACGACTTCCTCGAGTGGCAGGAGGACACGCGCCGTGCGATGGAGAAACAGCGGTTTGAAAATCTCGTCATGCCGGGTAAAATTTCACTCCTGCCGGACTGCGTCTTCCGGCAGAGCAATCCGGCGGTTGTCGGCGTCCGCATTCTCGGCGGCAAACTCCAGTCGGGAGTCAACCTCATTCATCTGGACGGGCGCAAGGTCGGACGCGTGAAAATGATGAAGAGCGGACAGGAGACCGTGCACGAGGCCGATGCCGGCGACGAGATTGCCATCTCCATCGAGGGGCCCACGGTCGGCCGCCAGATAAATGTCGGCGATGAGCTGTACGTGGACATCCCCGAACGGCACGTGAAAGTCATCGAAACAGAGATGATGTCGCATTTAAACACCTCGATGCAGATGATTCTTGAGGAGTTTACGGCAATGCGGCGAAAATCGGATCCCTTCTGGGGCAAGTAG